Proteins encoded in a region of the Rutidosis leptorrhynchoides isolate AG116_Rl617_1_P2 chromosome 9, CSIRO_AGI_Rlap_v1, whole genome shotgun sequence genome:
- the LOC139865903 gene encoding SWI/SNF complex component SNF12 homolog, whose amino-acid sequence MSMNNNNPQKNTPFGNSIPSNLNPNPNPNPNPQIHSLSQSQQPSGSPFANQFQLSQYAAAHAHAQAIAQAHSKAQAQSNHAQFQAQMHAQGISINQSHGLFSPNVPSFPASGGIKRGMPTQKPVGRPPGVSNANTVSPMRMMELMPAQRNKKKQKLPEKQLLERVAKILPQSTLYTELLEFESRVDAALARKKIDIQDAIKNPPCIQKTLRIYVFNTFDNQLRKSPSKPSDEPPTWTMKIIGRILEEGMDNDQSAMMMQSSSPKFSSFFKRVTIQLDQRLYPDNHLIVWDSARTPAPHEGFEVKRKGNLEFTANIRLEMNYVPEKYKLSLPLMEVLGVEVDTRTRIIAAIWHYVKARKLQNADDPSYFNCDPALKKVFGEDKMKFAMVSHKISQHLSPPQPIHLEHKIKLSGNSPAGNACYDVLVDVPFPLQRELNALLGTTEKAKEIEACDEAILTSIRKINEHRKRRAFFLGFSQSPVEFIDALIESQGRDLKLAAGETSRHIEKEHQAEFYNQPWVEDAVIRYMNRKPPTVVHGST is encoded by the exons ATGTCTATGAATAACAATAATCCCCAAAAAAACACCCCCTTTGGAAACtcaattccatcaaaccttaaccctaaccctaaccctaaccctaacccccaAATTCATTCACTCTCTCAATCTCAACAACCTTCTGGCTCCCCTTTCGCCAACCAATTTCAGCTTTCACAGTATGCTGCAGCCCATGCTCATGCTCAAGCCATAGCTCAAGCCCACTCTAAAGCTCAGGCTCAATCCAATCATGCCCAATTTCAAGCCCAAATGCACGCTCAAGGAATTTCCATTAACCAATCACATGGACTGTTTTCGCCTAATGTGCCTTCCTTTCCTGCATCGGGGGGGATCAAGCGTGGCATGCCAACACAAAAACCGGTTGGGCGACCACCAGGGGTGTCGAATGCAAACACTGTTTCTCCTATGAGGATGATGGAGCTTATGCCAGCTCAGCGTAACAAAAAGAAACAGAAGCTTCCAGAAAAACAGTTGTTAGAGAGGGTGGCTAAAATTCTGCCCCAATCTACTCTTTACACTGAGCTCCTAGAGTTTGAGTCGCGTGTGGATGCTGCTTTAGCGAGAAAGAAGATAGATATTCAGGATGCTATTAAGAACCCTCCCTGTATTCAGAAAACGCTTAGAATTTACGTGTTTAATACTTTCGATAATCAGTTGCGTAAGAGTCCATCGAAGCCTAGCGATGAGCCACCTACTTGGACTATGAAAATAATTGGTAGAATCTTGGAAGAAGGTATGGATAATGATCAGTCTGCGATGATGATGCAATCATCAAGCCCTAAATTTTCATCTTTTTTCAAGAGAGTGACTATTCAATTAGACCAGAGACTGTATCCTGATAATCATTTGATTGTGTGGGACAGTGCAAGAACACCTGCACCTCATGAAGGATTCGAAGTGAAAAGAAAAGGGAATTTAGAATTTACTGCAAATATACGTTTGGAAATGAATTACGTTCCTGAAAAGTACAAATTGTCTTTACCTTTAATGGAAGTTCTTGGAGTTGAAGTTGATACGCGTACAAGAATTATTGCTGCTATTTGGCATTATGTAAAAGCTAGAAAGTTGCAAAATGCAGATGACCCGTCTTATTTTAATTGTGATCCAGCTCTTAAGAAAGTATTTGGGGAAGATAAAATGAAATTTGCAATGGTTTCGCACAAGATTTCACAGCATTTATCTCCACCACAACCGATTCATTTGGAACACAAGATCAAACTTTCAGGAAATAGTCCAGCTGGAAATGCATGCTACGATGTATTGGTGGATGTCCCGTTTCCATTACAAAGGGAATTGAATGCTTTATTGGGTACGACTGAAAAAGCTAAAGAGATTGAAGCCTGTGATGAAGCTATATTGACATCAATTCGTAAGATTAATGAACATCGTAAAAGACGAGCGTTCTTTCTCGGGTTTAGTCAGTCGCCTGTTGAGTTTATTGATGCTTTGATTGAATCTCAAGGAAGAGATTTGAAACTTGCAGCTGGGGAAACAAGCCGTCACATTGAAAAAGAGCACCAAGCTGAGTTCTACAATCAACCCTG GGTTGAAGATGCAGTTATACGTTACATGAATCGCAAACCACCTACAGTTGTCCATGGAAGTACATAA
- the LOC139866489 gene encoding uncharacterized protein, which produces MENLQSYWQLGDELRGQSKVSSEDQKWYAAASRLAEQTRSKGERRNNLDLSKVSGTGGDVRMRDNVVEENKFESLNFNMMNLNLDMKMTENMNKNSLRNAVYNMNAAAMYQKGNNRVMENMMSEKYPGNKDVNPNINNNNNNNDNNNNNNNNAAAAAAAAADKRFKTLPAAETLPRDEVLGGYIFVCNNDTMQEDLKRQLFGLPPRYRDSVRAITPGLPLFLYNYTTHQLHGIFEATTFGGSNIDPTAWEDKKCKGESRFPAQVRIRIRKVCKALEEDAFRPVLHHYDGPKFRLELSIPETLDLLDLCEQNGV; this is translated from the exons ATGGAGAATTTGCAAAGCTATTGGCAATTAGGTGATGAACTTAGAGGGCAATCGAAGGTTTCTTCCGAGGATCAGAAGTGGTATGCAGCTGCTTCAAGATTGGCTGAACAAACAAGGTCAAAGGGTGAACGTAGAAACAATTTGGATCTTTCAAAGGTgtctggtactggtggtgatgtcaGAATGAGAGATAATGTTGTAGAGGAAAACAAATTTGAAAGCCTCAATTTTAACATGATGAATTTGAATCTTGACATGAAGATGACTGAGAACATGAACAAGAATTCCCTTAGGAATGCTGTTTACAACATGAATGCTGCTGCTATGTATCAAAAGGGGAACAATAGAGTTATGGAGAACATGATGAGTGAAAAGTATCCTGGAAACAAGGATGTTAATCCCAacatcaacaataataacaataacaatgataataataataataataataacaatgctgctgctgctgctgctgctgctgctgacaagAGATTCAAGACTTTACCAGCAGCTGAGACCCTTCCTAGGGATGAAGTTCTTGGTGGATACATATTTGTGTGTAACAATGACACTATGCAGGAAGATTTAAAGAGACAGCTTTTTG GTTTGCCACCAAGATACCGAGACTCAGTTAGAGCAATTACACCTGGGTTACCTCTCTTCCTCTATAACTATACAACCCACCAGCTGCATGGTATCTTTGAG GCAACGACCTTTGGTGGGTCCAACATCGATCCAACTGCTTGGGAGGACAAGAAGTGTAAAGGCGAATCTAGGTTTCCGGCACAG GTGAGGATCCGTATAAGAAAAGTCTGCAAAGCGTTGGAGGAAGATGCTTTTAGGCCAGTCTTGCATCACTATGATGGTCCCAAGTTTCGCCTTGAGCTGTCAATCCCTGAG ACCCTGGACTTGCTAGATCTTTGTGAGCAGAATGGAGTTTAA